In a genomic window of Stakelama saccharophila:
- the murG gene encoding undecaprenyldiphospho-muramoylpentapeptide beta-N-acetylglucosaminyltransferase, giving the protein MRERHFVLAAGGTGGHMVPAAALASELAGRGHGVALISDARGVRFPGLFDDVQTHVLPAGRFGRNPLGWIPAARQMLRGRSMAMELYRSFRPSAVVGFGGYPALPALLAAFARDIPTVIHEQNAVLGRVNRLAARKVDAIATSYGHVQRLRERYADKAHLVGNPVREAILALRSRPYPVLDEDGIFRVLVTGGSQGASVLSRVVPDGLAMLPVHFRRRMQVTHQARPEDIEAVRAKYAAHEIPAEIATYLADMPEQLAWAHIVIARAGASTVAELTAAGRPAILVPLPGATDDHQTENAREITEAGGARTIQQRNFTAKELAKQMQRLGLEPRALENAAQRAKGCGRPNAARELADLVERVADEHEGAA; this is encoded by the coding sequence ATGCGCGAACGGCATTTTGTCCTGGCAGCGGGCGGCACCGGCGGACACATGGTCCCGGCGGCGGCACTGGCGAGCGAGCTTGCCGGGCGCGGTCACGGCGTCGCGCTGATCAGCGACGCGCGCGGCGTGCGCTTTCCCGGCCTGTTCGACGACGTGCAGACGCATGTCCTGCCGGCCGGGCGCTTCGGCCGGAACCCGCTCGGCTGGATCCCGGCCGCCCGGCAGATGCTGCGGGGCCGGTCGATGGCGATGGAGCTGTATCGCAGTTTTCGCCCCTCGGCGGTGGTCGGTTTCGGCGGCTATCCCGCGCTGCCGGCGCTGCTGGCCGCTTTTGCGCGCGACATTCCGACCGTCATCCACGAACAGAATGCGGTGCTGGGCCGCGTCAACCGGCTGGCGGCGCGCAAGGTCGATGCGATCGCCACCTCCTACGGCCATGTCCAGCGGTTGCGGGAGCGGTATGCGGACAAGGCGCATCTGGTCGGCAATCCGGTGCGCGAGGCGATCCTCGCGCTGCGCTCGCGCCCCTATCCGGTGCTGGACGAAGACGGCATCTTCCGCGTGTTGGTGACGGGGGGTAGTCAGGGGGCGAGCGTGCTCAGCCGGGTCGTGCCCGACGGCCTCGCCATGCTGCCGGTGCATTTCCGCCGCCGGATGCAGGTCACGCACCAGGCCCGGCCCGAGGATATCGAGGCGGTGCGGGCCAAATATGCCGCGCACGAAATCCCCGCCGAGATTGCCACCTATCTGGCCGATATGCCCGAACAGCTCGCCTGGGCGCATATCGTCATCGCGCGCGCCGGCGCTTCGACCGTGGCGGAGCTGACGGCGGCGGGGCGTCCGGCGATCCTCGTGCCCTTGCCGGGTGCGACCGACGACCACCAGACCGAGAATGCGCGCGAGATTACCGAGGCCGGCGGCGCGCGCACGATCCAGCAGCGCAACTTCACCGCCAAGGAATTGGCGAAACAGATGCAGCGGCTGGGCCTGGAACCGCGGGCGCTGGAAAACGCGGCGCAGCGGGCCAAGGGCTGCGGCCGCCCCAATGCCGCGCGCGAGCTGGCCGATCTGGTCGAGCGTGTGGCCGACGAACATGAAGGAGCAGCATGA
- a CDS encoding peptidoglycan glycosyltransferase FtsW: protein MTDIMRSGDRGMRARMEQQLGRASRSPIGAWFRDIDRVLLLLAFLLIAIGLVAVAAASPASAERYSGGSHQITPMYYFWRQAGWVALSVPVLLAVSMLPVTFARRAALIGTVVFLALLALTPFVGVEANGARRWIGFGFAQFQPSEFLKPMFIVTTAWILSLKAEDRHLPVVPITMLLTGLVGLLLMLQPDFGQTMIFGLIWLILLLIAGTSPRILAGLAGLGLGGIIMAYMFYGTARARIDGFLFPDSSAVAADTYQTDMAHAVLTAGGLTGTGPGAGSEKFLLPEAHTDYIYAVVGEEFGYIACAVITILFLAIVTRVFVKQLEEDDPFRLLAASGLAAEFGVQAMINMAVNTGLAPSKGMTLPFISYGGSSMVALSIGMGLLLAFTRRNPYLSRSSYGTGWKSK, encoded by the coding sequence ATGACCGATATCATGCGTAGCGGGGATCGCGGCATGCGTGCGCGGATGGAGCAACAGCTCGGTCGGGCGAGCCGTTCGCCCATCGGCGCCTGGTTCCGGGACATCGACCGGGTGCTGTTGCTGCTCGCCTTCCTGTTGATCGCCATCGGGCTGGTGGCGGTGGCGGCCGCGTCACCCGCGTCGGCCGAGCGCTATTCGGGCGGCAGCCATCAGATTACGCCGATGTACTATTTCTGGCGACAGGCCGGATGGGTCGCGCTGTCGGTGCCGGTATTGCTCGCGGTGTCGATGCTGCCGGTGACGTTCGCCCGGCGCGCCGCATTGATCGGAACGGTCGTCTTCCTCGCCCTTCTGGCGCTGACGCCGTTCGTCGGTGTGGAGGCGAACGGCGCGCGGCGCTGGATCGGGTTCGGCTTCGCCCAGTTCCAGCCATCGGAATTCCTGAAGCCGATGTTCATCGTGACGACGGCATGGATCCTGTCGCTGAAGGCCGAAGACCGCCATCTGCCCGTCGTGCCGATCACGATGCTGCTGACCGGCCTGGTCGGCCTCTTGCTGATGCTGCAACCCGATTTCGGCCAGACCATGATCTTCGGCCTGATCTGGCTGATCCTGCTGCTGATCGCGGGCACGTCGCCGCGGATCCTGGCGGGGCTCGCTGGGCTGGGACTGGGCGGCATCATCATGGCCTATATGTTCTACGGCACGGCGCGCGCGCGGATCGACGGATTCCTGTTCCCCGACAGTTCCGCCGTGGCGGCCGACACCTATCAGACGGACATGGCGCATGCGGTGCTGACCGCCGGCGGGCTGACTGGCACCGGTCCGGGCGCGGGGTCGGAGAAGTTCCTGCTGCCCGAGGCGCATACCGACTACATCTATGCCGTCGTGGGCGAGGAGTTCGGCTATATCGCCTGCGCCGTCATCACCATCCTGTTCCTCGCGATCGTGACGCGGGTGTTTGTCAAGCAGCTCGAAGAGGACGATCCGTTCCGCCTGCTCGCCGCGTCCGGACTGGCGGCGGAGTTCGGTGTGCAGGCGATGATCAACATGGCGGTGAATACGGGCCTGGCGCCGTCCAAGGGCATGACGCTGCCCTTTATCAGCTATGGCGGCTCGTCCATGGTGGCGCTTTCGATCGGCATGGGGCTGCTGCTCGCCTTCACGCGGCGCAACCCGTATCTCAGCCGATCCTCCTACGGCACGGGATGGAAGTCGAAATAA
- the murD gene encoding UDP-N-acetylmuramoyl-L-alanine--D-glutamate ligase, whose product MIASSAWRGKRFAVLGLARSGRATVAALLASGAEVVAWDADAGRREAILPGTGRGTAGEAGGGGGTASSVAPAASPLHQPAADPPPRAGEDLTLADPLDTDLAGFDAVVVSPGVPLNRHPIAARAEAAGVPVIGDIELFAQAREQLPAHKVVGVTGTNGKSTTTALVHHIVEAAGWPARLGGNIGLPILAADPLPEGGVYVLELSSYQIDLTRSLDCDVAVLLNITPDHLDRYADFDAYAASKARLFAMQAPDHAAVVGIGGTPSYEVARSLSARGEHLTKIAPGACMNQSRWPALQGPHNAQNALAAIAVCEALGLSREAIDRGLESFPGLPHRMERIGTVNGVLYVNDSKATNPTSTASALAAFDRTHWILGGQAKTDDLEPCRPAFGHVACAYTIGEAGPMFARLLRPDMAVEECGTLAEAVARAAKRAEPGDTVLLSPACASFDQFRDYEERGSAFRSLVGGLA is encoded by the coding sequence GTGATCGCGAGTTCCGCCTGGCGCGGCAAACGCTTTGCGGTGCTGGGACTGGCGCGTTCCGGCCGCGCGACGGTCGCGGCGCTGCTGGCGAGCGGGGCCGAGGTCGTGGCGTGGGATGCGGATGCAGGACGGCGGGAAGCGATCCTCCCCGGCACGGGGAGGGGGACCGCCGGCGAAGCTGGTGGTGGAGGGGGAACTGCATCGAGCGTTGCACCCGCGGCAAGCCCCCTCCACCAGCCTGCGGCTGATCCCCCTCCCCGTGCCGGGGAGGATCTTACGCTTGCCGATCCGTTGGACACCGATCTTGCCGGGTTCGATGCCGTCGTCGTCTCGCCGGGGGTGCCGCTCAACCGGCATCCGATCGCCGCGCGCGCGGAGGCGGCGGGTGTGCCCGTCATCGGCGATATCGAGCTGTTCGCGCAGGCGCGGGAGCAATTGCCGGCGCACAAGGTCGTCGGCGTCACCGGCACCAACGGCAAGTCCACCACGACCGCACTCGTCCATCACATCGTCGAGGCGGCGGGATGGCCTGCGCGGCTGGGGGGTAATATCGGCCTGCCGATCCTCGCCGCCGATCCGCTGCCGGAAGGCGGTGTCTATGTGCTGGAACTGTCGAGCTATCAGATCGACCTGACCCGCAGCCTCGATTGCGACGTCGCGGTGCTGCTCAACATCACGCCCGACCATCTCGACCGCTATGCGGACTTCGACGCCTATGCCGCGTCCAAGGCGCGGCTGTTCGCGATGCAGGCGCCCGATCACGCCGCCGTCGTCGGGATCGGCGGCACGCCGTCCTACGAGGTGGCGCGGTCGCTGTCGGCGCGGGGCGAGCATCTGACGAAGATCGCGCCGGGCGCGTGCATGAATCAATCGCGCTGGCCGGCGCTTCAGGGGCCGCACAACGCGCAGAACGCGTTGGCGGCGATTGCGGTGTGCGAGGCGCTGGGCCTGTCGCGCGAGGCGATCGACCGCGGACTGGAGAGCTTTCCCGGCCTGCCGCACCGCATGGAGCGCATCGGCACCGTGAACGGGGTCCTGTACGTCAACGATTCCAAGGCGACCAACCCGACCTCTACCGCATCGGCGCTCGCGGCGTTCGACCGGACCCACTGGATCCTGGGCGGGCAGGCGAAGACGGACGATCTGGAACCCTGCCGGCCGGCCTTCGGTCATGTCGCGTGCGCCTATACGATCGGCGAGGCGGGGCCGATGTTCGCACGCCTGCTGCGGCCGGACATGGCGGTGGAAGAATGCGGGACACTGGCGGAAGCGGTGGCGCGCGCGGCGAAGCGCGCCGAGCCGGGCGACACCGTGCTGTTGTCGCCGGCCTGCGCTTCGTTCGACCAGTTTCGCGACTATGAAGAGCGCGGGAGCGCGTTTCGTTCGCTGGTTGGGGGACTGGCATGA
- the mraY gene encoding phospho-N-acetylmuramoyl-pentapeptide-transferase, whose product MLYLLAEHLGFPGVLNLIRYLSFRSGAAVATALLIGLVIGPKFIGWLRVRQGKGQPIRDDGPQTHLSKRGTPTMGGLMILTSLALSILLWMDLSNPFVWACLFVTLGFGSIGFLDDYDKVKKSSAAGVPGKVRLLGEFVIAGIAGYIIIRQTGTLLYLPFLTGYAIDLGWFYIAFAAFTIVAFGNAVNLTDGLDGLATMPVIIASVAFMVIVYLVGNVKFADYLGIPHVPGAGELAIFCGAMIGAGLAFLWFNAPPAAVFMGDTGSLALGGALGTIAVVAHHEIVLGIIGGLFVVEAMSVIIQVFVFKRTGKRIFKMAPIHHHFEQLGWSEPTVVIRFWIIALVLALAGLSTLKIR is encoded by the coding sequence ATGCTGTATCTGCTTGCCGAACATCTGGGATTTCCCGGCGTCCTCAACCTCATCCGCTATCTGAGCTTCCGTTCCGGCGCGGCGGTGGCGACGGCGTTGCTGATCGGCCTGGTGATCGGGCCGAAATTCATCGGCTGGCTGCGCGTGCGCCAGGGCAAGGGGCAGCCGATCCGCGACGACGGTCCGCAAACGCACCTGAGCAAGCGCGGCACCCCGACCATGGGCGGGCTGATGATTCTGACCTCGCTGGCGCTGTCGATCCTGTTGTGGATGGACCTGTCCAATCCGTTCGTATGGGCGTGCCTGTTCGTGACGCTCGGCTTCGGTTCGATCGGCTTTCTCGACGATTACGACAAGGTGAAGAAATCGAGCGCCGCCGGCGTGCCCGGCAAGGTGCGCCTGCTGGGCGAGTTCGTGATCGCGGGGATCGCCGGCTATATCATCATCCGGCAGACGGGGACGCTGCTCTATCTGCCGTTCTTGACCGGCTACGCCATCGATCTCGGCTGGTTCTATATCGCCTTCGCCGCCTTCACGATCGTCGCGTTCGGCAATGCGGTGAACCTGACCGACGGACTGGACGGGCTGGCGACGATGCCGGTGATCATCGCCAGCGTCGCCTTCATGGTGATCGTCTATCTGGTCGGCAACGTGAAGTTCGCCGACTATCTCGGCATTCCGCACGTGCCGGGCGCGGGCGAACTCGCTATCTTCTGTGGTGCGATGATCGGGGCGGGGCTCGCCTTCCTGTGGTTCAACGCACCGCCCGCCGCCGTCTTCATGGGCGATACCGGCAGCCTGGCGCTGGGCGGCGCGCTGGGCACGATCGCGGTGGTCGCGCATCATGAAATCGTGCTCGGCATCATCGGCGGCCTGTTCGTGGTCGAGGCGATGAGCGTCATCATCCAGGTGTTCGTGTTCAAGCGGACGGGCAAGCGCATCTTCAAGATGGCGCCGATCCACCATCATTTCGAACAGCTCGGCTGGTCGGAGCCGACCGTCGTGATCCGCTTCTGGATCATCGCGCTGGTGCTGGCGCTTGCCGGCCTTTCGACGCTGAAGATCCGGTGA
- a CDS encoding UDP-N-acetylmuramoyl-tripeptide--D-alanyl-D-alanine ligase: MSLWTSADIAAAVSGAASADFAASRVAFDSREVEPGSLFIALRGETTDGHRFLDQAFEQGAAGAIVSVDTAHPHVRVANTMAALNDLGREARARTDARIIGVTGSVGKTGTKEALFACLDRQAPGCAHRSVKSYNNHTGVPLSLARMPAASRFGVFEMGMNHAGELTELAALVRPHVAIVTAIAPAHTAFFKDESAIADAKGEIFSGLQPGGTAIVPFDSPHRGRLIAAAEPYAERIVTFGLDRDADVHPLERMRTGLGGTFVTARVGERELSFTLSQPGEHWVSNAMAILAAVDAVGADLAQAGLALAEIGGLAGRGARFRAEVPGGTALVIDESYNANPSSMRATLKVLAAEPAKRRLAVLGEMRELGVRSAEYHAALADPIDEAGISRAILVGEGMAPLATALEGRVDFVHVADAAEAREALVADLAADDAVLIKGSNAIGLASVVAALAGNN; the protein is encoded by the coding sequence ATGAGTCTCTGGACTTCCGCTGACATCGCGGCCGCCGTATCCGGTGCCGCTTCGGCCGATTTCGCGGCGTCGAGAGTCGCGTTCGACAGCCGCGAGGTGGAGCCGGGCAGTCTGTTCATCGCGCTTCGTGGCGAGACGACCGACGGCCACCGGTTTCTCGACCAGGCATTCGAGCAGGGTGCGGCCGGGGCGATCGTTTCCGTCGATACCGCGCATCCGCATGTCCGCGTCGCGAATACCATGGCCGCGCTCAACGATCTGGGCCGGGAGGCGCGGGCGCGGACGGATGCGCGGATCATCGGCGTGACGGGCTCGGTCGGCAAGACGGGGACGAAGGAGGCGCTGTTCGCCTGTCTTGACCGGCAGGCGCCGGGCTGCGCCCATCGTTCGGTCAAGAGCTACAACAACCATACCGGCGTGCCGCTCAGCCTGGCCCGGATGCCGGCGGCGAGCCGCTTCGGCGTGTTCGAAATGGGCATGAACCATGCCGGCGAGCTGACGGAGCTGGCCGCTTTGGTGCGCCCGCACGTCGCCATCGTCACCGCCATCGCGCCGGCGCACACCGCCTTTTTCAAGGACGAAAGCGCGATCGCCGATGCGAAGGGCGAAATCTTTTCCGGGCTGCAGCCGGGCGGCACCGCGATCGTGCCGTTCGACAGTCCGCACCGGGGCCGCCTGATCGCGGCGGCCGAACCCTATGCGGAACGGATCGTCACCTTCGGTCTGGACCGGGACGCCGACGTTCACCCGCTGGAACGGATGCGCACCGGATTGGGCGGAACCTTCGTCACCGCGCGCGTGGGCGAGCGCGAGCTGAGCTTCACGTTGTCGCAGCCGGGCGAACACTGGGTATCCAACGCCATGGCGATCCTCGCCGCGGTCGACGCCGTGGGAGCCGATCTGGCGCAGGCGGGCCTGGCGCTGGCGGAGATCGGCGGACTGGCCGGGCGCGGCGCGCGGTTCCGCGCCGAAGTGCCCGGCGGCACCGCGCTCGTCATCGACGAAAGCTACAACGCCAATCCGTCATCCATGCGGGCGACGCTGAAGGTGCTGGCGGCCGAGCCGGCGAAACGCAGGCTCGCGGTGCTGGGCGAAATGCGCGAACTGGGCGTCCGATCGGCGGAATATCACGCCGCCCTGGCCGACCCCATCGACGAAGCGGGCATTTCGCGCGCCATATTGGTGGGCGAGGGCATGGCGCCGCTGGCGACTGCGCTTGAGGGGCGCGTGGATTTCGTCCATGTGGCCGACGCCGCCGAGGCGCGGGAGGCGCTCGTCGCCGATCTCGCCGCCGACGACGCGGTGCTCATCAAGGGTTCGAATGCGATCGGGCTGGCGTCCGTTGTGGCGGCGCTGGCGGGAAATAACTGA
- a CDS encoding UDP-N-acetylmuramoyl-L-alanyl-D-glutamate--2,6-diaminopimelate ligase — translation MKLGTLTGGTETEQVTGFAIDHRKVAPGTVFGAFQGTRFNGEDYIDRAVASGAIAVVARHEAQVSGAVHIAADNPRACFAELAARFFAPFPAHAVAVTGTNGKTSTVELTRQLWRMAGHHAASIGTLGVSTAEEAVSTGLTTPDIVTFLSNVAGLAREGVTHLAFEASSHGLAQYRTGGLPVSAAAFTNLSRDHLDYHGDMAAYFTAKLRLFSEVLDPQGASVVWVDDPNSDRVIDLARARGNRLITVGEHGDTLRLVARDPTLLGQGLVIEAEGREHRVNLPLIGAYQAANALTAAGLVIATGGDVAQTIAGLARLQPVRGRLERAVITPKGAPVYVDYAHTPDALEAAIAALKPHAAGRLIVVFGAGGDRDTGKREPMGRVAAEGADLVFVTDDNPRGEAPARIRAEIMKGAPNAIEIDGRREAIAAAIAEAMGDDIVLLAGKGHEQGQIVGDMILPFDDVTVAREAAA, via the coding sequence ATGAAGCTGGGCACGCTGACCGGAGGCACGGAAACCGAACAGGTAACGGGGTTCGCGATCGACCACCGCAAGGTCGCGCCGGGCACCGTTTTCGGCGCGTTCCAGGGGACGCGGTTCAACGGTGAGGACTATATCGACCGGGCGGTGGCGAGCGGCGCCATCGCGGTGGTCGCGCGGCACGAGGCGCAGGTATCCGGCGCGGTGCACATCGCCGCCGACAATCCGCGTGCCTGCTTCGCCGAACTCGCCGCGCGGTTCTTCGCACCGTTCCCCGCCCACGCCGTGGCGGTGACGGGCACGAACGGCAAGACGTCGACGGTCGAACTGACGCGCCAGCTCTGGCGCATGGCGGGCCATCACGCCGCATCGATCGGCACGCTGGGCGTCAGCACCGCCGAAGAGGCGGTCTCGACCGGCCTCACCACCCCCGATATCGTCACCTTCCTGTCCAACGTCGCCGGGCTGGCGCGCGAGGGCGTGACCCATCTGGCGTTCGAAGCGTCGAGCCACGGCCTGGCGCAATATCGTACCGGCGGATTGCCGGTCTCCGCAGCGGCCTTCACCAATCTCAGCCGCGATCATCTCGACTATCACGGCGACATGGCAGCCTATTTCACCGCCAAGCTGCGGCTCTTTTCCGAGGTTCTCGATCCGCAGGGCGCGTCGGTCGTGTGGGTCGACGATCCCAATTCCGACCGGGTGATCGACCTTGCCCGCGCGCGGGGCAACCGCTTGATCACGGTGGGCGAGCATGGCGACACCCTGCGCCTCGTCGCGCGCGATCCGACGCTGCTGGGCCAGGGGCTGGTGATCGAGGCCGAGGGGCGCGAGCACAGGGTCAACCTGCCGCTGATCGGCGCCTATCAGGCTGCGAATGCCCTTACCGCGGCGGGGCTGGTGATCGCCACGGGCGGCGACGTCGCGCAAACGATTGCGGGCCTGGCGCGCCTGCAACCGGTGCGGGGGCGGCTGGAGCGTGCGGTCATCACGCCGAAGGGAGCGCCGGTCTATGTCGACTATGCACATACCCCCGATGCGCTGGAGGCGGCGATCGCGGCGCTAAAGCCGCATGCGGCAGGCCGGCTGATCGTCGTATTCGGCGCCGGCGGCGACCGCGATACGGGCAAGCGCGAGCCGATGGGGCGCGTCGCGGCCGAAGGCGCCGACCTTGTTTTCGTCACCGACGACAATCCGCGCGGCGAAGCGCCTGCGCGCATCCGGGCCGAGATCATGAAAGGCGCCCCGAACGCGATCGAGATCGACGGCCGCCGCGAGGCCATCGCCGCCGCCATCGCCGAAGCGATGGGCGACGATATCGTACTGTTGGCGGGCAAGGGACATGAACAGGGGCAGATCGTCGGCGACATGATATTGCCCTTCGACGACGTGACCGTCGCGCGCGAGGCTGCGGCGTGA
- a CDS encoding peptidoglycan D,D-transpeptidase FtsI family protein, translating to MIVLVAPSADDRRTGGRHALTSVAHGRLMVLLLLFAAGGLLILGRLGQLAIFSPPGEARLVSARFVPLRGDIVDRNGQPLAQTIDAWSIGVHPHKVIGDKRQLAQSLARIMPEHDARWYYHRLTLDAPFTYLARRALPETVDAVNALGEPGIAPGREPERLYPQSQLAAHVLGFVGADGHGLRGIERAFDKRLTDPARRADPLTLSIDMRVQAAMQSRLGTAMETFGARAASGIVMDIHTGEVIAMVSYPTFNPNDIRHATADQLRNNVTQSVYELGSTFKPLTMAQAIDTGTVTSMARRFDATKPLKVGAYYIHDDPGDEQERWLNIPETLIYSSNIATARIADLLGEAKMKALFHKLRFDQEQPIELRERAKPLWPSYWGRTTTMTTAYGHGIAVTPLHLATAYAAMVNGGILREPTLLRVPEGKERRGKRVFSAATSARLCQLLRLVVLDGTGRKGRAPGYRVGGKTGTAEMADAGGYARHRNVSTFAGVFPMDDPQYVVMATLVAPKGTKETYGFTTAAWNAAPVVRETIQRAGPILDVMPNEHRDIDVSDLTPLVLTASGEQVAQAQ from the coding sequence TTGATCGTCCTGGTCGCCCCTTCCGCCGACGACCGCCGCACCGGCGGCCGCCATGCGCTGACCAGCGTCGCGCATGGGCGGTTGATGGTGCTGTTGCTGTTGTTCGCGGCGGGCGGATTGTTGATCCTCGGCAGGTTGGGGCAACTCGCCATCTTCTCGCCACCCGGTGAGGCGCGGCTGGTCTCGGCCCGGTTCGTGCCCCTGCGCGGCGACATCGTCGACCGCAACGGCCAGCCGCTGGCCCAGACCATCGACGCCTGGTCGATCGGTGTCCATCCGCACAAGGTGATCGGCGACAAGCGGCAATTGGCGCAGAGCCTGGCGCGCATCATGCCGGAGCACGATGCGCGCTGGTATTATCACCGGCTGACGCTGGATGCGCCGTTCACCTATCTCGCCCGCCGCGCCCTGCCGGAGACGGTCGACGCGGTGAACGCGCTGGGCGAGCCCGGAATCGCGCCGGGGCGGGAACCCGAGCGGCTGTACCCGCAGTCGCAGCTCGCAGCGCATGTGCTGGGCTTCGTCGGCGCCGACGGCCACGGGCTGCGCGGCATCGAGCGCGCCTTCGACAAGCGGCTGACCGATCCCGCGCGGCGCGCCGACCCGCTGACGCTGTCGATCGACATGCGGGTGCAGGCGGCGATGCAGAGCCGGCTCGGCACGGCGATGGAGACCTTCGGCGCCAGGGCGGCGAGCGGCATCGTGATGGACATCCATACCGGCGAGGTGATCGCCATGGTGTCCTATCCCACCTTCAACCCCAACGACATCCGCCATGCGACGGCGGACCAGTTGCGCAACAACGTGACGCAGTCGGTCTATGAGCTGGGCTCCACCTTCAAGCCGCTCACCATGGCGCAGGCGATCGACACCGGCACGGTGACGTCGATGGCGCGCCGTTTCGACGCGACCAAGCCGCTAAAGGTCGGCGCATATTATATCCACGACGATCCGGGCGACGAGCAGGAACGCTGGCTCAACATTCCCGAAACGCTGATCTATTCGTCCAATATCGCCACCGCGCGGATCGCCGACCTGCTGGGCGAGGCGAAGATGAAGGCGTTGTTCCACAAGCTGCGCTTCGATCAGGAACAGCCGATCGAACTGCGCGAACGGGCCAAGCCGTTGTGGCCGAGCTATTGGGGGCGGACGACGACGATGACGACCGCCTACGGTCACGGCATCGCCGTTACGCCGCTGCACCTGGCGACGGCCTATGCCGCGATGGTCAATGGCGGCATTCTGCGCGAACCCACGCTGCTGCGGGTGCCGGAAGGCAAGGAGCGTCGCGGCAAGCGTGTGTTTTCCGCGGCGACCAGCGCGCGCCTGTGCCAGTTGCTGCGCCTCGTCGTGCTCGACGGCACCGGCAGGAAGGGCCGCGCGCCCGGCTACCGCGTCGGCGGCAAGACAGGAACCGCGGAAATGGCGGACGCGGGCGGCTATGCGCGGCACCGCAACGTATCGACATTCGCCGGCGTGTTTCCGATGGACGATCCGCAATATGTGGTGATGGCGACGCTGGTGGCGCCCAAGGGCACGAAGGAAACCTATGGTTTCACGACCGCGGCGTGGAATGCGGCGCCGGTGGTGCGCGAAACGATCCAGCGTGCCGGCCCGATCCTTGACGTGATGCCGAACGAACACCGCGACATCGACGTGTCCGACCTGACGCCGCTTGTGCTGACCGCGTCGGGCGAACAGGTGGCGCAGGCGCAATGA
- the rsmH gene encoding 16S rRNA (cytosine(1402)-N(4))-methyltransferase RsmH, with protein MTAQRPLPHVPVLIGPVLDALAIQSGERHVDATFGAGGYTHAILERGAEVVAFDRDPAAIEGGQALVAAADGRLTLIHAPFSAMERELAERGLTPVDGVTMDIGVSSMQLDQAERGFSFQSDGPLDMRMSREGESAADFVNEAEEAVIADVIHEYGEEPRARRVAKAIVAARPITRTGELAQVVRKALGYRPHDKKDPATRTFQAIRIHLNRELGELAEGLAAAERVLKPGGRLAVVTFHSLEDRMVKRFLRERSGATPGGSRHLPRMAATVEPSFDKPARPVRADDAETARNPRARSATLRVARRTAAAPWKSKGDE; from the coding sequence GTGACGGCGCAGCGGCCATTGCCCCATGTTCCCGTGCTGATCGGGCCGGTGCTCGACGCCCTCGCCATCCAGTCCGGCGAGCGGCACGTCGACGCGACCTTCGGCGCCGGCGGCTATACGCACGCGATCCTCGAGCGGGGAGCCGAGGTGGTCGCCTTCGATCGCGATCCTGCAGCGATCGAAGGCGGCCAGGCGCTCGTCGCGGCGGCGGATGGGCGGCTGACGCTGATCCACGCGCCGTTTTCCGCGATGGAGCGGGAACTCGCCGAACGCGGCCTGACGCCGGTGGACGGCGTGACCATGGACATCGGCGTGTCGTCGATGCAGCTCGACCAGGCGGAGCGCGGCTTTTCCTTCCAGTCCGACGGCCCGCTCGACATGCGCATGAGCCGGGAAGGCGAAAGCGCCGCCGATTTCGTCAACGAGGCGGAAGAGGCGGTGATCGCCGACGTCATCCATGAATATGGCGAGGAGCCGCGCGCGCGCCGGGTGGCGAAGGCGATCGTGGCGGCGCGGCCCATCACGCGGACGGGCGAACTGGCGCAGGTGGTGCGCAAGGCGCTGGGATACCGACCGCACGACAAGAAGGATCCCGCGACGCGGACCTTCCAGGCGATCCGCATCCACCTGAACCGCGAACTGGGCGAACTGGCCGAGGGGCTGGCCGCGGCGGAGCGGGTGCTGAAGCCGGGCGGGCGGCTGGCGGTCGTGACCTTTCACAGCCTGGAGGACCGCATGGTGAAGCGGTTCCTGCGGGAACGTTCCGGCGCGACGCCCGGCGGATCGCGGCACCTGCCGCGGATGGCGGCGACGGTGGAGCCGAGCTTCGACAAGCCGGCGCGGCCCGTCCGCGCCGACGATGCGGAAACCGCGCGCAATCCGCGCGCGCGGTCCGCGACATTGCGCGTGGCGCGCCGCACGGCGGCGGCGCCCTGGAAATCCAAGGGAGACGAATGA